TGATGCTTGCTCTTTTACAGCGCCAAAGCCACCACAAACAGCCAAAGCGGGAGCTTATCGGCTTCGCGATCTTTTGGGGTATACAAATTACCGACAAGGGTGATCCCATAGCGATTTTTGAAAGTTACTTTTTTGCATTCTACCTTATCACTCGCGGGAAAAATTTTGTCCCAACCAAAGGGATTGACAGGTTGCTTTTTAGTCGTATTCATATTACCAAAATTCTAACTTTATTGTTTGATTACTTTATCATAACTCCAATTGAAACATATGTAACATAACATTCGTTTCATTTGCAAAAGTAGTACATTTTCTCAAACAAGCGGCATACTGAACCAGGTCAACCGCATCAAAATAGGCTTATCTTTGGGTTATGGATGTACAAGATTATTTTTCTAAGGTAGAAGATCCCCGTGTCGTGGGTCGTTGCAAGCATAAGTTGAGCGATATTCTAGTAATTGCATTGGCGAGTTATCTGTGTGGAGGCGAGGATTATGAGTCCATGCATGAACTTTGCTTAGAGCGAGGAGAATCGCTTCGCCCTCTAGTTGAATTGCCTAATGGTTGTCCGAGCGTGGATACCTTCGAGAGGGTGCTCCAACGTATTGAGCCTCAGTCTCTCTATGCCTGTCTTCAAGTCTATGGGAAAGAGCTGATTAGCGACTTGGAAGGTAAACATATCGCCATTGACGGCAAACGCCTGAAAGGCTCGAAGAAGAAAACCAGCAGTACGCATATTCTCTCAGCTTGGGTTGATGAAGAGGGTTTAAGCCTTGCTCAAGAGACTGTTGCCGAAAAACGCAATGAGTTACAAGCTATCCCTGAAGTCCTGGATAGTCTTGATTTGTCAGGGGCAATCATCAGTATAGATGCGATGGGAACTCAAACCAACATTGCAGAGCAAATTATCCAATCAGAAGCCGACTACATCCTAAGCCTCAAAGGCAATCAAAAACACTTGTATGAGGATGTTCAGGATTGTTTCACAGGACAATACAGGTGCCATAGTTATGAGACCTTGGAGAAAAATCATGGTCGTATTGAGAAGCGAACTTATACCACATTATCAGCATCAGAGGTCTTTGACGAGGAGGAATATAGTCAATGGCGAGGCTTGAGAAGTTTAATTCAAGTGGAGAGAGAGATTAGTAATTTAGGGGGAGAGACTCGCATAGATAAGCAGTATTATATCAGCAGTTTACCACCTGAAGATTGTCAGTTAATAGGGCAATATATTCGAGGGCATTGGGGGATTGAGAATAGGCTTCATTGGCACTTGGATGTAACCTTTAGGGAAGACGCTTGCCGAGCTCGTAAGGACTATTCAGCCACCAATCTAAACACGTTGAGAAAGTTCGCTTTAGCCATTGTTTCTCAGTATAAAGACAAACTATCCTTACGGAAGAGGTTATTCAAAGCCGCTCTGAATATAGACTATCTCAAAAAGATACTAAAGATTTGATGCGGTTGCCCTGGCAAGCGAGAGGAGTTTATTGTTTATTCGAAGAAAAGCACTAACTTTGTGACCCAAAATAACATTCGATGCCGTGCATAACGGCCGTGTATTCTAGAACACCACGTAAAAAACAGGAATTATGAAAGAAAAAGTATCCGTCCCTTTCATGCTACTCGGCATATTATTCAATGTATGCCTCATTGCAGCAAATCTTCTCGAAACTAAAATCATCCACATCGCAGGACTCAATGTCACCGCAGGACTTTTAGTTTTCCCCGTATCTTACATCATCAACGACTGTATCGCCGAAGTCTGGGGCTTCAAGAAAGCTCGTCTCATCATCTGGAGTGGCTTTGCGATGAATGCCTTCGTGTGCGCTCTCGGTCTGATTGCGGTGGCTCTGCCTGCTGCTTCGTTTTGGCAGGGAGAAGAGCACTTCAACTTCGTCTTCGGCATGGCACCTCGTATCCTTGTCGCAAGTCTGTCGGCCTTCCTCGTGGGGTCGTTCCTCAACGCTTATGTGATGAGCAAGATGAAGGTCGCCAGCGGTGGTAAAAACTTCTCCACCCGCGCCGTGGTCTCGACGCTCGTAGGCGAGACTGCCGACTCTCTTATCTTCTTCCCCATTGCCTTTGCAGGCATCATCGGTTGGGGTGAGATCATCAACCTCATGATGCTTCAGATCGTCCTCAAGTCTCTCTACGAGGTCATCATCCTCCCGATCACCATCCGTGTGGTAAAGGCGATCAAGCGTATCGAAGGCACTGATGTCTACGACACCGACATCTCTTACAACATCTTAAACATCAAGGACATTTGATCCTATGAACAAGCAAACAGCCCTCGTCGTCTTCAGTGGCGGACAGGACTCCACGACTTGTCTCTTCTGGGCAAAGAAGCACTTCGAACGTGT
This is a stretch of genomic DNA from Porphyromonas cangingivalis. It encodes these proteins:
- a CDS encoding ISAs1 family transposase; protein product: MDVQDYFSKVEDPRVVGRCKHKLSDILVIALASYLCGGEDYESMHELCLERGESLRPLVELPNGCPSVDTFERVLQRIEPQSLYACLQVYGKELISDLEGKHIAIDGKRLKGSKKKTSSTHILSAWVDEEGLSLAQETVAEKRNELQAIPEVLDSLDLSGAIISIDAMGTQTNIAEQIIQSEADYILSLKGNQKHLYEDVQDCFTGQYRCHSYETLEKNHGRIEKRTYTTLSASEVFDEEEYSQWRGLRSLIQVEREISNLGGETRIDKQYYISSLPPEDCQLIGQYIRGHWGIENRLHWHLDVTFREDACRARKDYSATNLNTLRKFALAIVSQYKDKLSLRKRLFKAALNIDYLKKILKI
- a CDS encoding queuosine precursor transporter, whose amino-acid sequence is MKEKVSVPFMLLGILFNVCLIAANLLETKIIHIAGLNVTAGLLVFPVSYIINDCIAEVWGFKKARLIIWSGFAMNAFVCALGLIAVALPAASFWQGEEHFNFVFGMAPRILVASLSAFLVGSFLNAYVMSKMKVASGGKNFSTRAVVSTLVGETADSLIFFPIAFAGIIGWGEIINLMMLQIVLKSLYEVIILPITIRVVKAIKRIEGTDVYDTDISYNILNIKDI